Proteins encoded within one genomic window of Mauremys mutica isolate MM-2020 ecotype Southern chromosome 11, ASM2049712v1, whole genome shotgun sequence:
- the LOC123344428 gene encoding interleukin-9 receptor-like isoform X1, with protein sequence MNRGFRWLREGTSRKEALKMPKEGSDTFTMGKDIWRVCLQLCFIAIVFSRRGEGRAEFPGNLSCLNNYLYRVDCTWETDGRVGDGPFHVHFTNSDENYTCTLTARDKLHSQHHCTINVMERFTQHDSYNILLQGGFFGRNRTYIAFQEYEPSLNIKCDPPFNLQSNISASKCQLWWSVPGPLEPILQYELEYKGHNTSWKQAQHKLLLNAVTKVEIEAMEFEAGITYTARVRCKTSQVEDGYKSQWSEWSQTTEFQRAAPPGFLQVPKKFFHGSMIQILFIPLCLGVILYIILNFKLSSRAKNIFCLNVPTPAAFFQPLYTLHNGNFKDWIGPNETCGQLRRDEANNPSKVTGDGVPGVSAHDVISQLSFKSLAKTEMIPQEDLSGPASRPDQQYLQSRYVSVEEVEARLPSLFLQNHADDAGALDFSETSKTSLGSPDVSGNHPPYLRDGQGDFFMPQESLELESLSFCSNDYCTLCGSDSTGGPIPAELLQLTKKDGQVKH encoded by the exons ATGAATAGAGGGTTCAGATGGCTAAGAGAAGGGACAAGTAGGAAAGAGGCATTAAAGATGCCAAAGGAGGGTTCAG ACACATTTACCATGGGAAAGGACATCTGGCGAGTGTGCCTCCAACTCTGCTTTATTGCCATTGTGTTCTCCAGAAGAGGGGAAGGAAGAg CAGAATTTCCTGGCAACCTGAGCTGCCTGAATAACTACCTCTACCGAGTAGACTGTACGTGGGAGACAGATGGGAGAGTAGGGGATGGACCCTTTCACGTGCATTTCACAAA CTCGGATGAGAATTACACCTGCACACTGACTGCCAGAGACAAGCTGCACAGCCAGCATCACTGCACAATTAACGTGATGGAGAGGTTCACGCAGCACGACAGTTACAACATCTTGCTACAAGGTGGTTTCTTTGGGAGGAATCGCACATACATTGCTTTCCAGGAATATGAACCCAGTCTGAACA TTAAGTGTGATCCCCCCTTCAACCTGCAGAGCAACATCAGTGCCAGTAAGTGCCAGCTCTGGTGGAGTGTGCCAGGGCCTCTAGAGCCCATTCTTCAGTACGAATTGGAGTATAAGGGACACAACACATCCTGGAAG CAGGCACAGCACAAACTGCTGCTCAATGCAGTGACAAAGGTAGAAATCGAGGCCATGGAGTTTGAAGCAGGCATCACTTATACTGCGAGAGTTCGCTGCAAAACTTCCCAAGTAGAGGATGGTTATAaaagtcagtggagtgagtggagCCAGACAACTGAATTTCAAAGAGCAGCCCCCCCAG GTTTTTTACAGGTGCCCAAAAAGTTTTTTCACGGAAGCATGATACAGATTTTGTTCATTCCTCTATGTCTTGGTGTCATACTCTACATAATTTTGAACTTCAAGCTTTCTTCAAG GGCAAAGAACATCTTCTGCCTGAACGTCCCCACACCAGCTGCTTTCTTCCAGCCTCTCtacaccttgcacaatgggaaTTTTAAG GACTGGATTGGACCTAATGAGACATGTGGGCAGCTCAGAAGAGATGAGGCTAACAATCCAAGCAAAGTGACTGGCGATGGAGTTCCTGGTGTAAGTGCTCATGATGTCATTTCCCAGCTGTCCTTCAAGTCACTGGCAAAGACCGAAATGATTCCTCAGGAGGACCTTTCTGGCCCTGCCTCCAGGCCCGACCAGCAGTACCTCCAGAGCAGGTATGTGAGTGTGGAAGAGGTGGAAGCCAGGCTGCCATCATTGTTCCTACAAAACCACGCTGATGATGCAGGTGCCTTGGACTTCTCTGAAACAAGCAAAACCAGTCTTGGCAGCCCAGACGTGAGTGGGAACCATCCCCCATATTTACGGGACGGTCAGGGTGACTTCTTTATGCCACAGGAGTCTCTGGAGCTGGAAAGTTTGTCCTTCTGTAGTAATGACTATTGCACCTTGTGTGGCAGTGACTCCACAGGTGGCCCAATTCCTGCTGAACTGCTACAGCTCACCAAGAAGGATGGTCAGGTCAAGCATTAG
- the LOC123344428 gene encoding interleukin-9 receptor-like isoform X2, producing the protein MNRGFRWLREGTSRKEALKMPKEGSDTFTMGKDIWRVCLQLCFIAIVFSRRGEGREFPGNLSCLNNYLYRVDCTWETDGRVGDGPFHVHFTNSDENYTCTLTARDKLHSQHHCTINVMERFTQHDSYNILLQGGFFGRNRTYIAFQEYEPSLNIKCDPPFNLQSNISASKCQLWWSVPGPLEPILQYELEYKGHNTSWKQAQHKLLLNAVTKVEIEAMEFEAGITYTARVRCKTSQVEDGYKSQWSEWSQTTEFQRAAPPGFLQVPKKFFHGSMIQILFIPLCLGVILYIILNFKLSSRAKNIFCLNVPTPAAFFQPLYTLHNGNFKDWIGPNETCGQLRRDEANNPSKVTGDGVPGVSAHDVISQLSFKSLAKTEMIPQEDLSGPASRPDQQYLQSRYVSVEEVEARLPSLFLQNHADDAGALDFSETSKTSLGSPDVSGNHPPYLRDGQGDFFMPQESLELESLSFCSNDYCTLCGSDSTGGPIPAELLQLTKKDGQVKH; encoded by the exons ATGAATAGAGGGTTCAGATGGCTAAGAGAAGGGACAAGTAGGAAAGAGGCATTAAAGATGCCAAAGGAGGGTTCAG ACACATTTACCATGGGAAAGGACATCTGGCGAGTGTGCCTCCAACTCTGCTTTATTGCCATTGTGTTCTCCAGAAGAGGGGAAGGAAGAg AATTTCCTGGCAACCTGAGCTGCCTGAATAACTACCTCTACCGAGTAGACTGTACGTGGGAGACAGATGGGAGAGTAGGGGATGGACCCTTTCACGTGCATTTCACAAA CTCGGATGAGAATTACACCTGCACACTGACTGCCAGAGACAAGCTGCACAGCCAGCATCACTGCACAATTAACGTGATGGAGAGGTTCACGCAGCACGACAGTTACAACATCTTGCTACAAGGTGGTTTCTTTGGGAGGAATCGCACATACATTGCTTTCCAGGAATATGAACCCAGTCTGAACA TTAAGTGTGATCCCCCCTTCAACCTGCAGAGCAACATCAGTGCCAGTAAGTGCCAGCTCTGGTGGAGTGTGCCAGGGCCTCTAGAGCCCATTCTTCAGTACGAATTGGAGTATAAGGGACACAACACATCCTGGAAG CAGGCACAGCACAAACTGCTGCTCAATGCAGTGACAAAGGTAGAAATCGAGGCCATGGAGTTTGAAGCAGGCATCACTTATACTGCGAGAGTTCGCTGCAAAACTTCCCAAGTAGAGGATGGTTATAaaagtcagtggagtgagtggagCCAGACAACTGAATTTCAAAGAGCAGCCCCCCCAG GTTTTTTACAGGTGCCCAAAAAGTTTTTTCACGGAAGCATGATACAGATTTTGTTCATTCCTCTATGTCTTGGTGTCATACTCTACATAATTTTGAACTTCAAGCTTTCTTCAAG GGCAAAGAACATCTTCTGCCTGAACGTCCCCACACCAGCTGCTTTCTTCCAGCCTCTCtacaccttgcacaatgggaaTTTTAAG GACTGGATTGGACCTAATGAGACATGTGGGCAGCTCAGAAGAGATGAGGCTAACAATCCAAGCAAAGTGACTGGCGATGGAGTTCCTGGTGTAAGTGCTCATGATGTCATTTCCCAGCTGTCCTTCAAGTCACTGGCAAAGACCGAAATGATTCCTCAGGAGGACCTTTCTGGCCCTGCCTCCAGGCCCGACCAGCAGTACCTCCAGAGCAGGTATGTGAGTGTGGAAGAGGTGGAAGCCAGGCTGCCATCATTGTTCCTACAAAACCACGCTGATGATGCAGGTGCCTTGGACTTCTCTGAAACAAGCAAAACCAGTCTTGGCAGCCCAGACGTGAGTGGGAACCATCCCCCATATTTACGGGACGGTCAGGGTGACTTCTTTATGCCACAGGAGTCTCTGGAGCTGGAAAGTTTGTCCTTCTGTAGTAATGACTATTGCACCTTGTGTGGCAGTGACTCCACAGGTGGCCCAATTCCTGCTGAACTGCTACAGCTCACCAAGAAGGATGGTCAGGTCAAGCATTAG
- the LOC123344428 gene encoding interleukin-9 receptor-like isoform X3 translates to MGKDIWRVCLQLCFIAIVFSRRGEGRAEFPGNLSCLNNYLYRVDCTWETDGRVGDGPFHVHFTNSDENYTCTLTARDKLHSQHHCTINVMERFTQHDSYNILLQGGFFGRNRTYIAFQEYEPSLNIKCDPPFNLQSNISASKCQLWWSVPGPLEPILQYELEYKGHNTSWKQAQHKLLLNAVTKVEIEAMEFEAGITYTARVRCKTSQVEDGYKSQWSEWSQTTEFQRAAPPGFLQVPKKFFHGSMIQILFIPLCLGVILYIILNFKLSSRAKNIFCLNVPTPAAFFQPLYTLHNGNFKDWIGPNETCGQLRRDEANNPSKVTGDGVPGVSAHDVISQLSFKSLAKTEMIPQEDLSGPASRPDQQYLQSRYVSVEEVEARLPSLFLQNHADDAGALDFSETSKTSLGSPDVSGNHPPYLRDGQGDFFMPQESLELESLSFCSNDYCTLCGSDSTGGPIPAELLQLTKKDGQVKH, encoded by the exons ATGGGAAAGGACATCTGGCGAGTGTGCCTCCAACTCTGCTTTATTGCCATTGTGTTCTCCAGAAGAGGGGAAGGAAGAg CAGAATTTCCTGGCAACCTGAGCTGCCTGAATAACTACCTCTACCGAGTAGACTGTACGTGGGAGACAGATGGGAGAGTAGGGGATGGACCCTTTCACGTGCATTTCACAAA CTCGGATGAGAATTACACCTGCACACTGACTGCCAGAGACAAGCTGCACAGCCAGCATCACTGCACAATTAACGTGATGGAGAGGTTCACGCAGCACGACAGTTACAACATCTTGCTACAAGGTGGTTTCTTTGGGAGGAATCGCACATACATTGCTTTCCAGGAATATGAACCCAGTCTGAACA TTAAGTGTGATCCCCCCTTCAACCTGCAGAGCAACATCAGTGCCAGTAAGTGCCAGCTCTGGTGGAGTGTGCCAGGGCCTCTAGAGCCCATTCTTCAGTACGAATTGGAGTATAAGGGACACAACACATCCTGGAAG CAGGCACAGCACAAACTGCTGCTCAATGCAGTGACAAAGGTAGAAATCGAGGCCATGGAGTTTGAAGCAGGCATCACTTATACTGCGAGAGTTCGCTGCAAAACTTCCCAAGTAGAGGATGGTTATAaaagtcagtggagtgagtggagCCAGACAACTGAATTTCAAAGAGCAGCCCCCCCAG GTTTTTTACAGGTGCCCAAAAAGTTTTTTCACGGAAGCATGATACAGATTTTGTTCATTCCTCTATGTCTTGGTGTCATACTCTACATAATTTTGAACTTCAAGCTTTCTTCAAG GGCAAAGAACATCTTCTGCCTGAACGTCCCCACACCAGCTGCTTTCTTCCAGCCTCTCtacaccttgcacaatgggaaTTTTAAG GACTGGATTGGACCTAATGAGACATGTGGGCAGCTCAGAAGAGATGAGGCTAACAATCCAAGCAAAGTGACTGGCGATGGAGTTCCTGGTGTAAGTGCTCATGATGTCATTTCCCAGCTGTCCTTCAAGTCACTGGCAAAGACCGAAATGATTCCTCAGGAGGACCTTTCTGGCCCTGCCTCCAGGCCCGACCAGCAGTACCTCCAGAGCAGGTATGTGAGTGTGGAAGAGGTGGAAGCCAGGCTGCCATCATTGTTCCTACAAAACCACGCTGATGATGCAGGTGCCTTGGACTTCTCTGAAACAAGCAAAACCAGTCTTGGCAGCCCAGACGTGAGTGGGAACCATCCCCCATATTTACGGGACGGTCAGGGTGACTTCTTTATGCCACAGGAGTCTCTGGAGCTGGAAAGTTTGTCCTTCTGTAGTAATGACTATTGCACCTTGTGTGGCAGTGACTCCACAGGTGGCCCAATTCCTGCTGAACTGCTACAGCTCACCAAGAAGGATGGTCAGGTCAAGCATTAG
- the LOC123344428 gene encoding interleukin-9 receptor-like isoform X4, translating into MGKDIWRVCLQLCFIAIVFSRRGEGREFPGNLSCLNNYLYRVDCTWETDGRVGDGPFHVHFTNSDENYTCTLTARDKLHSQHHCTINVMERFTQHDSYNILLQGGFFGRNRTYIAFQEYEPSLNIKCDPPFNLQSNISASKCQLWWSVPGPLEPILQYELEYKGHNTSWKQAQHKLLLNAVTKVEIEAMEFEAGITYTARVRCKTSQVEDGYKSQWSEWSQTTEFQRAAPPGFLQVPKKFFHGSMIQILFIPLCLGVILYIILNFKLSSRAKNIFCLNVPTPAAFFQPLYTLHNGNFKDWIGPNETCGQLRRDEANNPSKVTGDGVPGVSAHDVISQLSFKSLAKTEMIPQEDLSGPASRPDQQYLQSRYVSVEEVEARLPSLFLQNHADDAGALDFSETSKTSLGSPDVSGNHPPYLRDGQGDFFMPQESLELESLSFCSNDYCTLCGSDSTGGPIPAELLQLTKKDGQVKH; encoded by the exons ATGGGAAAGGACATCTGGCGAGTGTGCCTCCAACTCTGCTTTATTGCCATTGTGTTCTCCAGAAGAGGGGAAGGAAGAg AATTTCCTGGCAACCTGAGCTGCCTGAATAACTACCTCTACCGAGTAGACTGTACGTGGGAGACAGATGGGAGAGTAGGGGATGGACCCTTTCACGTGCATTTCACAAA CTCGGATGAGAATTACACCTGCACACTGACTGCCAGAGACAAGCTGCACAGCCAGCATCACTGCACAATTAACGTGATGGAGAGGTTCACGCAGCACGACAGTTACAACATCTTGCTACAAGGTGGTTTCTTTGGGAGGAATCGCACATACATTGCTTTCCAGGAATATGAACCCAGTCTGAACA TTAAGTGTGATCCCCCCTTCAACCTGCAGAGCAACATCAGTGCCAGTAAGTGCCAGCTCTGGTGGAGTGTGCCAGGGCCTCTAGAGCCCATTCTTCAGTACGAATTGGAGTATAAGGGACACAACACATCCTGGAAG CAGGCACAGCACAAACTGCTGCTCAATGCAGTGACAAAGGTAGAAATCGAGGCCATGGAGTTTGAAGCAGGCATCACTTATACTGCGAGAGTTCGCTGCAAAACTTCCCAAGTAGAGGATGGTTATAaaagtcagtggagtgagtggagCCAGACAACTGAATTTCAAAGAGCAGCCCCCCCAG GTTTTTTACAGGTGCCCAAAAAGTTTTTTCACGGAAGCATGATACAGATTTTGTTCATTCCTCTATGTCTTGGTGTCATACTCTACATAATTTTGAACTTCAAGCTTTCTTCAAG GGCAAAGAACATCTTCTGCCTGAACGTCCCCACACCAGCTGCTTTCTTCCAGCCTCTCtacaccttgcacaatgggaaTTTTAAG GACTGGATTGGACCTAATGAGACATGTGGGCAGCTCAGAAGAGATGAGGCTAACAATCCAAGCAAAGTGACTGGCGATGGAGTTCCTGGTGTAAGTGCTCATGATGTCATTTCCCAGCTGTCCTTCAAGTCACTGGCAAAGACCGAAATGATTCCTCAGGAGGACCTTTCTGGCCCTGCCTCCAGGCCCGACCAGCAGTACCTCCAGAGCAGGTATGTGAGTGTGGAAGAGGTGGAAGCCAGGCTGCCATCATTGTTCCTACAAAACCACGCTGATGATGCAGGTGCCTTGGACTTCTCTGAAACAAGCAAAACCAGTCTTGGCAGCCCAGACGTGAGTGGGAACCATCCCCCATATTTACGGGACGGTCAGGGTGACTTCTTTATGCCACAGGAGTCTCTGGAGCTGGAAAGTTTGTCCTTCTGTAGTAATGACTATTGCACCTTGTGTGGCAGTGACTCCACAGGTGGCCCAATTCCTGCTGAACTGCTACAGCTCACCAAGAAGGATGGTCAGGTCAAGCATTAG